One genomic window of Cyprinus carpio isolate SPL01 chromosome B8, ASM1834038v1, whole genome shotgun sequence includes the following:
- the or90j1 gene encoding odorant receptor 135-1: MNTSALINRQEFFEETFFKNFIVVLFGIIISCINSLLVYTFFKNPVFTQEPRYILYMQLIINDIITLSVCVILFVLFYLMPNMNVAICCIFILIASNVYKNTPLNLAGMAVERFVAICHPLHHARICTVQNTKILIGIIWLVGAVPGVMDLLVVLALHPLSFFTTSRTCYHQNVFDLEYNIISHAVFNIGYMCLVWVLLFYTYFKVLFSAKAAASEPAQAQKARRTILLHGVQLLLCTLSLFTTVLDEALTSLFPYYQSVIYFCTFLLTSILPRLLSPLIYGMRDQKFKKYMKSSLMCGYDKRAIKPSD; the protein is encoded by the coding sequence ATGAACACTTCAGCTTTAATCAACCGACAAGAATTTTTTGAGGAAACCTTTTTCAAAAACTTCATTGTGGTCTTATTTGGTATCATTATCAGTTGTATCAATAGCCTGCTGGTTTATACTTTCTTCAAGAATCCGGTCTTCACTCAGGAGCCCCGCTACATCCTCTACATGCAGCTGATCATCAATGACATCATTACattgtctgtctgtgtgattttgtttgtgttattttacttAATGCCAAACATGAATGTTGCTATATGCTGCATTTTCATCTTAATTGCAAGCAATGTCTACAAGAACACACCACTAAACCTGGCCGGCATGGCTGTTGAGCGCTTCGTGGCCATCTGCCACCCTCTACATCATGCACGAATATGCACCGTCCAAAACACTAAAATCCTGATCGGCATCATCTGGCTGGTGGGAGCTGTGCCTGGTGTGATGGACCTGCTTGTGGTCTTGGCTCTTCATCCACTTTCCTTCTTTACCACTAGCCGGACATGCTACCAccaaaatgtgtttgatttagaatacaatataataagtCATGCTGTCTTTAACATTGGCTACATGTGCTTAGTGTGGGTGCTGCTCTTTTACACTTATTTCAAAGTGTTGTTCTCTGCTAAAGCTGCTGCTTCAGAACCAGCTCAAGCACAGAAAGCCAGGAGAACCATTTTACTGCATGGGGTCCAGTTACTGCTCTGTACACTGTCCCTGTTCACAACTGTTCTGGATGAGGCCTTAACATCTCTCTTTCCTTACTACCAGTCTGTAATTTACTTTTGCACCTTTCTTCTTACCAGCATTTTGCCACGTCTGCTGAGCCCACTTATATACGGCATGAGAgatcaaaagtttaaaaagtacATGAAGAGTTCACTAATGTGTGGCTACGACAAGAGAGCCATTAAACCTTCTGATTAG